Proteins encoded by one window of Dialister pneumosintes:
- a CDS encoding nitroreductase family protein — MEFEKVLAFRQSTRSFTEEKVSEKELTMIMNVASRAPIGMHNYQGYSLMTITNEAVLNAMIFSYQKLTGTDKNPLYKAPAFILLCANEHSIERLVQQDAGAIISFMNLKASELGLGSVYIFGMIHTILADDSWKKLANISSGYVPIAGLAVGHSKNPIRERPWVSYLTTSFIK, encoded by the coding sequence ATGGAATTTGAAAAAGTATTAGCTTTTAGACAATCTACTCGTAGTTTCACAGAAGAAAAAGTGAGTGAAAAAGAGCTTACTATGATTATGAATGTTGCATCACGTGCACCTATCGGTATGCATAATTATCAAGGATATTCATTGATGACAATTACAAATGAGGCAGTTCTTAATGCGATGATTTTTTCTTATCAAAAGCTGACCGGGACAGATAAGAATCCGCTATATAAAGCACCTGCTTTTATACTATTGTGTGCGAATGAACATTCTATAGAACGGTTAGTTCAACAAGATGCAGGGGCTATCATTAGCTTTATGAATCTTAAAGCGAGCGAATTGGGATTAGGTTCTGTTTATATTTTTGGCATGATTCATACTATTTTGGCGGATGATTCGTGGAAAAAATTGGCAAATATATCTTCCGGATATGTACCCATTGCGGGCTTGGCTGTAGGACATTCCAAGAATCCGATTCGTGAAAGACCATGGGTAAGTTACTTAACAACTTCTTTTATTAAGTGA
- a CDS encoding YdbC family protein, which produces MGDLSIGSNGWKKQLTYTSWNGRAPKFDLRSWDEEHQSMTKGITLTKEELIKLKEILNEVDFDKYEE; this is translated from the coding sequence ATGGGAGATTTATCAATAGGATCGAATGGTTGGAAAAAACAATTAACTTATACAAGTTGGAATGGTCGTGCACCGAAGTTTGATTTAAGATCTTGGGATGAAGAGCATCAATCTATGACTAAAGGAATTACTCTAACAAAAGAAGAACTTATAAAGTTAAAAGAAATTCTTAATGAGGTTGATTTTGATAAGTATGAAGAATAA
- the thiC gene encoding phosphomethylpyrimidine synthase ThiC, producing the protein MTQLESARSGIITKEMKQVALDEKVTEGFVRRGVAEGTIVIPCNKNHMSIHPYGIGSGLRTKMNVNLGVSKDCYDYSLEKEKAELSWKLKAEAIMDLSCYGKTADFRHWLIKNSPSAIGTVPMYDVDGALGKALKDMTADDLFDVVEQHAKDGVDFMTIHAGINQEVAGHILRNKRITNLVSRGGSILFAWMYIKGKENPFYEQFDRLLEICKAYDVTISLGDACRSGCGHDSTDAVQISELIILGELVLRAREAGVQIMVEGPGHMPIHDIRMNVEIAKKLCHGAPLYVLGPIVTDVAPGYDHITAAIGGALSASCGADFLCYVTPAEHLRLPDLSDVREGIISSKIACHAADLAKKVKDAHVWDEQMSWARRDVDFSRMIPLALDPEKANAYRQSSLPEEEKTCTMCGPKCPMKTLNEILNNQNSEKEFFDKK; encoded by the coding sequence ATGACACAACTTGAATCAGCACGATCGGGTATTATTACAAAAGAGATGAAACAAGTAGCTTTAGATGAAAAAGTTACGGAAGGATTTGTTAGAAGAGGGGTTGCAGAAGGAACAATTGTTATTCCTTGTAACAAAAATCATATGTCTATTCATCCTTATGGGATTGGAAGCGGATTACGTACAAAGATGAATGTAAATTTAGGGGTTTCTAAAGATTGTTATGATTATTCTTTAGAAAAAGAAAAAGCAGAACTTTCTTGGAAACTTAAAGCAGAAGCAATTATGGATTTATCTTGCTATGGCAAAACAGCAGATTTTAGGCATTGGCTTATAAAAAACAGTCCATCTGCTATTGGAACAGTTCCTATGTATGATGTGGATGGAGCTTTAGGAAAAGCTTTAAAAGATATGACGGCGGATGATTTATTTGACGTAGTTGAGCAACATGCTAAAGACGGTGTTGATTTTATGACAATTCATGCAGGAATTAATCAAGAAGTAGCCGGTCATATTCTTCGCAATAAACGCATTACTAATCTTGTATCACGTGGAGGCTCCATTCTTTTTGCTTGGATGTATATTAAAGGAAAAGAAAATCCTTTTTACGAACAATTTGATCGTTTATTGGAAATTTGTAAAGCTTATGATGTAACGATTTCTTTAGGGGATGCATGTCGCAGTGGTTGCGGTCATGATTCTACTGATGCGGTACAAATATCAGAATTGATTATTTTGGGAGAGCTGGTACTACGTGCTCGTGAAGCAGGCGTACAAATTATGGTGGAGGGACCTGGACATATGCCTATTCATGATATACGTATGAATGTGGAAATTGCTAAAAAATTATGTCATGGAGCGCCTTTATATGTATTAGGACCTATCGTAACGGATGTGGCTCCCGGATATGACCATATTACTGCTGCTATTGGAGGGGCTTTATCAGCGTCTTGCGGTGCAGATTTTCTGTGTTATGTGACTCCGGCAGAACATTTAAGATTACCTGATTTAAGTGATGTACGGGAAGGCATTATTTCCTCTAAAATTGCTTGTCATGCAGCTGATTTAGCTAAAAAAGTAAAAGATGCTCATGTCTGGGATGAACAAATGAGTTGGGCAAGAAGGGATGTCGATTTTAGTAGAATGATCCCTTTGGCATTAGATCCGGAAAAAGCAAATGCATATAGACAAAGTAGCTTACCGGAAGAAGAAAAAACTTGTACAATGTGCGGACCTAAATGTCCAATGAAAACATTAAATGAAATTTTAAATAATCAGAATTCAGAAAAAGAATTTTTTGATAAAAAATAA
- a CDS encoding ATP-dependent nuclease, translating into MYISSVKIENYRTFKDVIFLFDSQMNIIVGDNNIGKTNFLNLLKVITSGDKFHYNDFRDLHKAICIFIELSMEDFSLPNTLKIQWEQYPTDVEPTLYDAKTKETIPLSYIHNLFYIDFSLENLVKNIQEDRNFNRIHQAFKQYLSSGEHARVHVQNWLLTIGEETRLPIDSNKAAQEVLDRIYGRNRQEELPVLQLMMAVGCQLIGELFSRKQHKNSLFEETLVEDKEGYKVLPLMVSIDDPEMHLHPYLQRAVLEFLKSILNNEEPFFVELIKSILQIDGLNGQLFVVTHSTDALIDDYRQIIRLHWDSEHHVQAACGAGFKFDGEIEKHLIMHFPEVKEAMYAKCALIVEGETEYGSFPYFAKTLGFNFDYYGICLINARGEHSISKISHLLSSFHIPTVCFYDRDVMEEHDDTSFYTEYICYEMDIVKTCIEQRKQNLLLDVIQQVEANSTHISSSLIKKACQKLCIPKSQYNPRKLENISPRAEKQLCFYYFAWLYGHKGVIIGRSLGLHLGKHEIPTSFKNVILQAISKSIHV; encoded by the coding sequence ATGTATATATCATCAGTAAAAATAGAGAACTATCGTACGTTTAAAGATGTGATATTCCTTTTTGATAGTCAAATGAATATTATTGTCGGTGATAATAATATAGGAAAAACTAATTTTTTAAATCTCTTAAAGGTCATAACCAGCGGAGATAAATTCCATTATAATGATTTTAGAGATCTGCATAAAGCCATTTGTATTTTTATAGAATTATCAATGGAAGATTTTTCATTACCTAATACATTAAAAATACAATGGGAACAATATCCAACAGATGTAGAACCTACTCTTTATGATGCCAAAACAAAAGAGACAATTCCTCTCTCGTATATACATAATTTGTTTTATATTGATTTTTCATTAGAAAATCTTGTAAAAAATATACAGGAAGATAGGAATTTTAATAGGATACATCAAGCATTTAAACAATATTTATCATCAGGTGAACATGCTAGAGTACATGTACAAAATTGGTTGCTGACTATTGGTGAGGAAACTCGCCTTCCCATAGATTCTAATAAAGCGGCGCAAGAAGTATTGGATAGGATATATGGAAGAAATAGACAGGAAGAGTTACCTGTTTTACAACTTATGATGGCAGTTGGATGCCAATTAATTGGAGAATTATTTAGTAGAAAACAGCATAAAAACAGTTTATTTGAAGAGACTCTTGTTGAAGATAAAGAAGGATATAAAGTATTACCGCTGATGGTGAGTATTGATGATCCGGAAATGCATTTACATCCTTATTTACAAAGGGCTGTTTTAGAGTTTTTAAAATCAATTCTTAACAATGAAGAACCATTTTTTGTTGAATTAATTAAAAGTATTTTACAAATTGATGGATTGAATGGACAATTATTTGTGGTTACACATTCTACAGATGCACTGATAGATGATTACCGACAAATTATCCGCTTACACTGGGATAGTGAACATCATGTACAAGCCGCTTGTGGTGCCGGATTTAAATTTGATGGTGAAATAGAAAAACATTTGATTATGCATTTTCCTGAAGTAAAGGAAGCTATGTATGCTAAGTGTGCACTGATTGTAGAAGGTGAAACTGAGTATGGCTCTTTTCCGTATTTTGCTAAAACATTAGGGTTTAATTTTGATTATTATGGTATTTGTTTGATTAATGCACGTGGAGAACATTCCATTTCTAAGATTAGTCATTTGTTATCCAGCTTTCATATTCCTACAGTATGCTTTTATGATAGAGACGTTATGGAAGAACATGATGATACATCTTTTTATACAGAATATATTTGTTATGAGATGGATATCGTAAAAACTTGTATTGAACAAAGGAAACAGAACCTTTTATTGGATGTAATACAGCAGGTTGAGGCGAATAGTACGCATATATCATCTTCCTTAATAAAGAAAGCATGCCAAAAACTTTGTATTCCTAAGTCACAATATAATCCCCGAAAATTAGAAAATATTTCACCTAGAGCTGAAAAACAATTATGTTTTTATTATTTTGCTTGGTTGTATGGTCATAAAGGGGTAATTATAGGAAGATCGCTTGGTTTACATCTTGGAAAACATGAAATTCCGACTTCTTTTAAAAATGTAATTTTACAAGCTATTTCTAAATCTATACATGTATAA
- a CDS encoding aspartate carbamoyltransferase catalytic subunit, producing MTLQGKSILSLENLSVAEIERILQVATQMKNIVVSQNKKLEVLKGKSIATLFFEASTRTRSSFELAAKYLGADVVNISKTGSSMTKGESVRDTVLTLSAMGVDALVIRDSSEGAAIFASKAESPKIKVPPVINAGDGAHAHPTQGLLDLFTIQEAGIPFKGMKYVILGDILHSRVARSDIVGFSKLGADVYIYGPKTLVPKELESLGCTVANSMEEALTGADAINVLRIQMERAAAGFFPSLAEYSALFGLNKDRLGWAKPHAIVMHPGPMNRGVEITQDLAYDNRSWIQQEVQHGVAVRMALLYLILAEGKDFEIHN from the coding sequence GTGACATTGCAAGGGAAATCCATTTTGTCATTAGAAAATCTTTCAGTAGCAGAAATTGAAAGGATTCTTCAAGTGGCGACACAGATGAAAAACATAGTAGTATCTCAAAACAAGAAGTTAGAAGTACTCAAAGGGAAATCGATTGCTACATTATTTTTTGAAGCATCAACAAGAACTCGTAGTTCTTTTGAATTGGCGGCTAAATATTTAGGCGCTGATGTTGTTAATATTTCTAAAACAGGCAGCTCAATGACGAAGGGTGAGAGCGTAAGAGACACTGTATTGACTTTATCCGCTATGGGGGTCGATGCATTGGTTATTCGTGATTCGTCAGAAGGGGCTGCTATTTTTGCATCTAAAGCAGAAAGTCCGAAGATTAAAGTTCCTCCTGTCATTAATGCAGGAGACGGTGCGCATGCACATCCTACACAGGGTTTACTTGATTTATTTACCATACAGGAAGCCGGTATTCCCTTTAAAGGAATGAAATATGTTATTTTAGGAGATATATTACATTCTCGTGTAGCAAGAAGTGATATAGTCGGATTTTCAAAATTGGGTGCAGATGTATATATTTATGGGCCTAAAACCTTAGTTCCGAAAGAATTGGAATCCTTAGGATGCACCGTTGCCAATAGTATGGAAGAAGCATTGACTGGAGCAGATGCAATTAATGTACTCCGTATACAAATGGAACGTGCGGCAGCCGGATTCTTTCCTTCTCTTGCAGAGTATTCTGCTCTATTCGGTTTGAATAAGGACCGTTTAGGTTGGGCAAAACCACATGCTATTGTAATGCATCCGGGACCTATGAATCGTGGTGTGGAAATTACGCAAGATTTAGCTTATGATAATCGCTCTTGGATTCAACAAGAAGTGCAACATGGAGTAGCTGTTCGTATGGCATTGCTTTATTTGATTCTTGCGGAGGGGAAAGACTTTGAAATTCATAATTAA
- a CDS encoding dihydroorotase: protein MKFIIKNGTIVNPVKKQHEVGDVVFENGKIISVGGTADVLDAEMYDATGCFVTPGLIDMHVHLREPGQTNKEDIHTGTQAAAAGGITHVATMANTTPVIDSATILQSVQKKIMDTAVVKVSVIGAISKGLQGQQLSGMGGLAGAGVVAFSDDGHYVESADFMRRAMEYSDMLGKMIIDHAEDMTMCQQGFMNEGTMSYQMGVTGRPAAGEALAVARDIILSDLTGCHLHVAHVSSGKAVELIREAKKKGSRVTTEVTAQHLFFTDEYLKEYDTRFKMAPPIRTEADRQALIEGVLDGTIDAIVTDHAPHTNDEKDVPFCCAPNGIAGLETSLASVLTGLYHTGKLSIDRIVELMSVNPARLIEVEGGVLEEGMAADITVINPSVEWDVYGADLYTKTLFTPFEGMKLKGKAVLTVVDGNIVMKEGKVLR, encoded by the coding sequence TTGAAATTCATAATTAAGAATGGAACTATTGTAAATCCTGTAAAAAAACAACATGAAGTTGGAGATGTAGTGTTTGAAAATGGGAAAATTATTTCTGTTGGTGGAACAGCAGATGTTCTTGATGCCGAAATGTATGATGCTACAGGCTGTTTTGTGACTCCCGGATTGATTGATATGCATGTGCATTTAAGAGAACCTGGGCAAACGAATAAAGAGGATATTCATACAGGTACACAAGCTGCTGCTGCAGGAGGTATTACTCATGTAGCAACTATGGCTAATACAACACCGGTTATTGATTCAGCGACTATTTTACAGTCTGTACAAAAGAAAATTATGGATACCGCAGTTGTAAAAGTCAGTGTTATAGGAGCCATATCTAAAGGGCTTCAAGGTCAGCAACTTTCCGGTATGGGAGGATTGGCAGGTGCCGGTGTTGTAGCTTTTTCAGATGATGGGCATTATGTAGAAAGTGCTGATTTTATGCGTCGAGCTATGGAATATTCTGATATGTTAGGCAAAATGATTATTGATCATGCGGAAGACATGACTATGTGTCAACAAGGTTTTATGAATGAAGGCACTATGTCATATCAAATGGGAGTAACCGGAAGACCTGCTGCCGGGGAAGCTCTTGCTGTTGCAAGAGATATTATTTTGTCTGATTTAACCGGTTGTCATTTGCATGTTGCACATGTAAGTTCCGGTAAAGCGGTAGAACTTATAAGAGAAGCTAAGAAAAAAGGGAGTCGAGTAACTACCGAAGTTACTGCACAACATCTTTTTTTTACTGATGAATATTTAAAAGAATATGATACTCGTTTTAAGATGGCACCACCTATTCGAACAGAAGCAGATAGACAAGCATTAATAGAAGGAGTATTAGATGGGACAATTGATGCCATTGTTACTGATCACGCACCACATACAAATGATGAAAAAGATGTTCCTTTTTGTTGTGCTCCGAATGGAATTGCCGGTTTAGAAACTTCATTAGCTTCTGTATTGACCGGACTGTATCATACAGGAAAATTATCAATAGATCGTATTGTGGAATTAATGTCTGTTAATCCTGCACGATTAATTGAAGTCGAAGGCGGAGTTCTTGAGGAAGGAATGGCAGCAGATATTACCGTTATTAATCCTTCTGTAGAGTGGGATGTTTATGGTGCTGATTTATATACAAAAACATTATTTACACCTTTTGAAGGGATGAAGTTAAAGGGGAAAGCAGTACTTACTGTGGTAGATGGAAATATAGTTATGAAGGAAGGAAAGGTATTGAGATGA
- the carA gene encoding glutamine-hydrolyzing carbamoyl-phosphate synthase small subunit, with protein MNGVLVLANGVKFYGTLLGDVEGFGELVFNTGMTGYQECFTDPSYEGQILTLTYPLIGNYGANDDFMQNAYPVAAGYVVDQITEHPSNWECKEQITDFIQRYRVPCLYNVDTRAVTRELRRHGVMKGVIVRADRTEEEIKQLLNKSMHTDQIARVTTKKTYVYGQGKYKVALLDCGLKKSILEMLVANDCQVHVFPAFTKAEELLAINPDGIFMSPGPGNPQDVPEIIDNVKKLIGKKPIFGICMGLQLISIVLGAKTFKLPFGHRGSNHPVKDLRTGRVYITSQNHGYAVSDEGLPNDIEVILRSVNDGTIEGIKHKTLPIQAIQYHPEAAPGPTDNLYLFKEFTKMMEDNRK; from the coding sequence ATGAACGGGGTATTAGTGCTTGCCAATGGAGTGAAATTTTATGGAACACTCTTGGGAGATGTAGAAGGTTTCGGTGAATTGGTTTTCAATACGGGAATGACCGGATACCAAGAGTGTTTTACTGACCCGTCTTATGAAGGACAAATATTAACTCTTACTTATCCTTTAATTGGTAACTATGGTGCTAATGATGATTTTATGCAAAATGCTTATCCTGTAGCAGCAGGTTATGTCGTAGATCAAATTACAGAACATCCAAGTAATTGGGAATGTAAAGAGCAGATTACAGACTTTATTCAAAGGTATAGAGTTCCTTGTTTATATAACGTAGATACTCGAGCTGTAACACGTGAGTTAAGACGTCATGGAGTTATGAAAGGTGTCATTGTAAGAGCGGATCGAACAGAGGAGGAAATTAAACAGTTATTGAATAAATCAATGCATACGGATCAGATTGCTAGAGTAACAACCAAAAAAACTTATGTATATGGACAAGGAAAATATAAAGTAGCATTATTGGATTGTGGTTTAAAGAAAAGTATTTTAGAAATGTTAGTAGCTAATGATTGTCAAGTACATGTTTTCCCTGCTTTTACAAAAGCAGAAGAGTTGTTAGCAATTAATCCGGATGGCATTTTTATGAGTCCCGGACCTGGAAATCCACAAGATGTACCGGAAATTATAGATAATGTAAAAAAACTTATTGGAAAGAAACCGATATTTGGCATTTGCATGGGACTTCAGCTAATTTCTATTGTTTTAGGAGCTAAAACTTTTAAGTTACCTTTTGGTCATAGAGGTTCTAATCATCCAGTAAAAGATCTTAGAACAGGGCGTGTATATATTACGAGTCAAAATCATGGATATGCAGTCTCTGATGAGGGACTTCCAAATGACATAGAAGTTATTTTACGAAGTGTAAATGATGGAACGATTGAAGGTATTAAACACAAAACATTACCTATTCAAGCGATTCAATATCATCCGGAAGCAGCGCCGGGACCAACAGACAACTTATATTTGTTTAAAGAATTCACAAAAATGATGGAGGATAACAGAAAATGA
- the carB gene encoding carbamoyl-phosphate synthase large subunit codes for MRHNAKKVLVIGSGPIVIGQAAEFDYAGTQACRSLREEGIKVVLVNSNPSTIMTDSDIADAVYIEPITLQFVTEVIKKERPDALLATLGGQVGLNMAVQLSDAGVLDKYNVKLLGSSLHAIKHAEDRELFKNAMKGINQPVPESDIFEELEPAIAFADSIGYPVIIRPAYTLGGTGGGIAHDRYEMEEISNRGLKLSPINQILVERSVAGWKEVEFEVMRDSADNCIIVCSMENIDPVGVHTGDSIVVAPTLTLTDGQFQMLRTASIDIIRYLQIEGGCNVQYALDARTNKYYVIEVNPRVSRSSALASKATGYPIAKVAAKVALGMTLDEITNAVTGDTKACFEPTIDYVVAKFPRWPFEKFTLADRQIGTQMKATGEVMALDRTLEGALLKAVRSLEVGEGYLHLDKLDNQSLYDIRCLLHRVDNERIFVVMEALRRGIELEEIHRITKIDLFFIYKLQNITYIEKRIIKEGITEETLRLAKRIHMPDSVIAKLGDVSEKEVKSLRKEWNIRPDFKMVDTCAAEFESKTPYYYSTYGSEDEVQPQGEKSVVVFGSGPIRIGQGIEFDYCSVHASWALRKMGHKAIVINNNPETVSTDFDTSDALYFEPLTIDDVMEVIDKEKPEGVICQFGGQTAINLATPMAKRGIRIIGSSNESIDMAEDRERFDTLMGQLGIARPKGCLVESEEEAIEKTQELSYPLVVRPSYVLGGRAMQIVYDQNELRTYLKEAVVASHEHPVLIDEYMVGREVEIDAISDGIDICIPGIMEQIERSGVHSGDSFAVYPPQHLTQEIMETLTEYTKKIAVAMSVKGLINIQFIVVGKTVYVIEVNPRASRTIPFMSKITGINMVEYATRIALGETLKETGLPLGLVPDRGYVAIKAPVFSFSKLGLVEIKLGPEMKSTGEVMGIGHTYQEALYKAVIAANLMIPAGGNILITVSDRDKKETAELAKGFVKLGYHLICTSGTGSYFTELGIPVEVINKIHEKGETCEKYLKSGKVDMVLNTISYGSEIEQEGYDLRRIAVELAIPCLTSLDTAKEVLRVMAKEDNEINHHVESIQEYVKE; via the coding sequence ATAAGACATAATGCTAAGAAAGTACTCGTCATTGGATCCGGTCCAATTGTAATTGGACAGGCAGCTGAATTCGATTATGCAGGTACACAAGCTTGTCGTTCTCTTAGAGAAGAGGGCATTAAAGTGGTGCTGGTGAACAGTAATCCGTCCACTATTATGACTGATTCTGATATTGCAGATGCCGTGTATATTGAACCGATTACGCTTCAGTTTGTTACGGAAGTTATAAAAAAAGAGAGACCGGATGCATTGCTTGCCACTTTAGGGGGACAGGTTGGACTAAATATGGCGGTACAGCTTTCTGATGCGGGGGTATTAGATAAATATAATGTAAAGCTTTTAGGATCTTCTTTACATGCAATTAAACACGCAGAAGATAGAGAGCTGTTTAAGAATGCAATGAAAGGAATTAATCAGCCGGTACCGGAGAGTGATATTTTTGAAGAATTAGAACCGGCAATTGCATTTGCTGATTCTATAGGATATCCGGTAATTATCCGCCCTGCATATACGCTAGGAGGTACCGGTGGAGGAATTGCTCATGACAGGTATGAGATGGAAGAAATTTCTAATCGAGGACTTAAACTTTCGCCTATTAACCAGATTTTAGTAGAACGTAGTGTCGCAGGTTGGAAAGAAGTAGAATTTGAGGTTATGCGTGATAGTGCAGATAACTGTATTATTGTTTGTAGCATGGAAAATATAGATCCTGTAGGTGTACATACCGGAGATTCTATTGTAGTAGCGCCTACCTTGACATTGACAGATGGACAATTTCAAATGCTTCGTACCGCTTCCATAGATATCATTCGATATTTACAAATTGAAGGCGGATGCAATGTACAGTATGCTTTAGATGCAAGAACTAATAAGTATTATGTTATTGAAGTAAATCCTAGAGTAAGTCGCTCTTCTGCATTAGCATCTAAAGCAACAGGGTATCCCATTGCAAAAGTAGCAGCTAAAGTAGCTTTGGGGATGACTTTGGATGAAATTACAAATGCAGTAACCGGAGATACAAAAGCTTGTTTTGAACCTACTATTGACTATGTAGTAGCAAAGTTCCCCAGATGGCCCTTTGAAAAATTTACATTGGCAGATAGACAAATCGGTACTCAAATGAAAGCAACAGGCGAAGTTATGGCTTTAGATCGTACTCTGGAAGGGGCACTTCTTAAAGCAGTTCGTTCTTTAGAGGTAGGAGAAGGATATTTACATTTAGATAAATTGGATAACCAATCTTTATACGATATCCGTTGTTTATTACATCGAGTAGATAATGAACGTATTTTTGTAGTAATGGAAGCGCTTCGTCGAGGCATTGAACTGGAAGAAATTCATCGTATTACAAAAATTGATCTTTTCTTTATTTATAAGTTGCAAAATATTACTTATATTGAAAAGAGAATTATAAAAGAAGGAATTACAGAAGAAACTTTACGACTTGCTAAGCGTATTCATATGCCTGATTCTGTCATTGCAAAATTAGGTGATGTAAGTGAAAAAGAAGTTAAATCTTTAAGAAAAGAATGGAATATTCGCCCTGATTTTAAGATGGTAGATACTTGTGCAGCTGAATTTGAATCTAAGACTCCGTACTACTATTCCACATATGGTAGTGAAGATGAAGTACAACCGCAAGGAGAGAAATCAGTAGTAGTCTTCGGTTCCGGACCTATTCGTATTGGGCAAGGAATAGAATTTGATTATTGTTCTGTACATGCATCTTGGGCTTTACGTAAGATGGGGCATAAAGCAATTGTTATTAATAATAACCCGGAAACGGTTTCTACTGATTTTGATACTTCAGATGCTCTTTATTTTGAGCCGTTAACTATTGATGATGTAATGGAAGTTATTGATAAAGAAAAGCCGGAGGGGGTTATTTGTCAATTTGGCGGGCAAACAGCAATTAATTTAGCTACTCCGATGGCCAAAAGAGGTATTCGCATTATTGGTTCTTCTAATGAAAGTATTGATATGGCGGAAGATAGAGAACGTTTTGATACTTTGATGGGACAACTGGGGATTGCAAGACCTAAAGGTTGTCTTGTAGAGAGTGAAGAAGAAGCCATTGAAAAAACACAGGAGTTATCTTACCCGTTAGTAGTGCGCCCAAGCTATGTATTGGGAGGGCGTGCAATGCAAATTGTATATGATCAAAATGAACTTCGTACATATTTAAAAGAGGCAGTAGTTGCCTCTCATGAACATCCGGTATTAATTGATGAATATATGGTTGGTCGTGAAGTAGAAATTGATGCTATTTCTGACGGTATAGATATTTGTATTCCCGGTATTATGGAACAAATTGAAAGGTCCGGGGTTCACTCCGGAGATTCTTTTGCAGTATATCCTCCGCAACATTTGACACAAGAAATTATGGAAACGTTAACGGAATATACTAAAAAGATAGCAGTAGCCATGTCAGTAAAAGGATTAATTAATATTCAATTTATTGTAGTAGGAAAGACTGTGTATGTTATCGAAGTTAATCCAAGGGCCAGCCGTACGATTCCGTTTATGAGTAAAATTACCGGTATTAATATGGTAGAATATGCGACCCGTATTGCTTTAGGTGAAACGCTTAAAGAAACAGGATTACCATTAGGGCTTGTTCCTGATAGAGGATATGTGGCAATTAAGGCACCGGTATTCTCTTTCTCCAAATTGGGATTGGTAGAAATTAAGTTGGGGCCGGAAATGAAATCTACCGGTGAAGTCATGGGAATCGGTCATACTTATCAAGAAGCTTTATATAAAGCTGTGATTGCTGCCAATTTAATGATTCCTGCCGGTGGAAATATATTGATTACTGTAAGTGATCGTGATAAGAAAGAAACAGCAGAATTAGCTAAAGGATTTGTAAAACTTGGCTATCATTTGATTTGTACTTCCGGGACCGGAAGTTACTTTACCGAACTTGGAATCCCGGTGGAAGTTATTAATAAGATTCATGAAAAAGGTGAAACTTGTGAAAAATATCTTAAGTCAGGTAAAGTAGATATGGTTTTAAATACTATTTCTTATGGTAGTGAAATTGAACAGGAAGGATATGATTTGCGCCGTATCGCAGTTGAATTGGCAATTCCGTGCTTAACATCCTTGGATACAGCGAAAGAAGTACTTCGTGTTATGGCTAAAGAAGATAATGAAATCAATCATCATGTTGAGTCTATTCAAGAATATGTAAAGGAGTAA